One window of the Sphaerochaeta associata genome contains the following:
- a CDS encoding nucleoside deaminase — MSTITRSIPNAQDIHLLYETVRIAAQAKRKGNHPFGALLADKDGNILLEQENSYEEGGSAMHAETLLLFKAGKLYDPAFLSTCTLYTNAEPCVMCTGAMYWTNVRRLVFGITEAKLLELTGADEQNPTFDLPSHEVLAHGQKDIEVVGPTDDKDLEQAIIADHLSFWVH; from the coding sequence ATGAGCACTATTACACGCAGTATTCCCAATGCACAGGACATACACCTTTTATATGAGACGGTGCGTATCGCTGCGCAGGCGAAACGCAAGGGGAACCACCCCTTCGGAGCCTTGCTGGCCGACAAGGACGGCAACATCCTGCTTGAACAGGAGAACAGTTATGAGGAAGGAGGCTCTGCAATGCACGCCGAAACCCTGCTTCTTTTCAAGGCAGGCAAGCTGTACGATCCGGCCTTTCTCTCCACCTGCACGCTCTATACCAATGCCGAGCCCTGTGTGATGTGTACCGGCGCCATGTACTGGACCAATGTCCGCAGGCTTGTCTTCGGCATCACCGAAGCGAAGCTGCTTGAGCTGACTGGTGCCGATGAACAGAATCCCACCTTCGATCTGCCCAGCCACGAGGTGCTTGCCCACGGACAGAAGGACATCGAGGTGGTGGGACCCACCGATGATAAGGATCTTGAACAAGCGATCATCGCCGACCATCTCTCCTTCTGGGTGCATTGA
- a CDS encoding translation initiation factor 2 has translation MIELPYLLKHENICRLEGGNILIGDRRVFPFEKRFEVCSSVAQVAQALRSMVTQGGGPLEVALQTMVFVTRQMQSGDLPSGFSTLADAADQLIAARPTNTTMQRTLQGLLAQVRMFASDPDELAQAVGRQVQSILDGFDRLYHQMGRMGSTLLDQDSVVLTTCFAEHTFLLSLAYAQESGKKIRVLANETRPYLQGSRLTAPSLEEMGIKVQVVTDGMGATFLVEGKVDAYMTAVDLLCMDGTVVNKVGTLSNAIAARYIGVPYYAFSISPDQTKQGRDDVNMEMRSPKEITRCMGLPTTLDSIGGLYPAFDIIPPALVTALVTPKGILKPEQVKRSFQ, from the coding sequence ATGATCGAGCTTCCCTATCTGCTCAAACATGAAAATATCTGCCGTTTGGAAGGCGGGAACATTCTCATCGGGGACCGCAGGGTGTTCCCCTTCGAAAAACGGTTTGAGGTATGCAGCTCTGTTGCTCAGGTCGCCCAAGCCCTGCGCTCGATGGTGACACAAGGGGGAGGTCCTCTTGAGGTTGCATTGCAGACCATGGTTTTCGTAACAAGACAGATGCAAAGCGGGGACCTCCCAAGCGGGTTTTCAACACTTGCCGATGCGGCTGACCAACTCATTGCAGCCAGACCGACCAATACGACCATGCAGCGGACCCTGCAAGGTTTGCTCGCCCAAGTACGGATGTTTGCTTCCGATCCTGATGAGCTTGCCCAAGCAGTAGGACGGCAGGTGCAATCCATACTTGACGGCTTTGACCGGTTGTATCATCAGATGGGACGGATGGGAAGTACGCTTTTGGATCAGGATTCGGTGGTGCTTACTACGTGTTTTGCAGAGCATACGTTTTTGCTCTCCCTTGCCTATGCACAAGAGAGTGGAAAGAAGATACGGGTACTGGCCAATGAGACCCGTCCCTATCTTCAGGGTTCGCGACTGACGGCCCCAAGCCTTGAGGAGATGGGCATCAAAGTGCAGGTCGTCACCGACGGCATGGGCGCAACGTTCCTCGTGGAAGGAAAGGTTGATGCATACATGACCGCTGTCGACCTTCTCTGCATGGATGGTACGGTGGTGAACAAGGTGGGGACCCTCTCCAACGCCATCGCCGCCCGTTACATCGGTGTCCCTTACTATGCCTTCAGCATCTCCCCCGACCAAACGAAACAAGGAAGGGACGATGTGAACATGGAAATGAGGTCTCCCAAGGAAATTACACGGTGCATGGGGCTTCCCACGACCTTGGATTCCATAGGGGGCCTCTATCCGGCATTCGACATTATCCCGCCGGCTTTGGTTACCGCCTTGGTGACCCCCAAAGGCATACTCAAGCCGGAACAGGTGAAAAGGAGCTTTCAGTGA
- a CDS encoding YhcH/YjgK/YiaL family protein: MLIDLLDNLEWYRALHPAVQTVIDILDRSLPYEDAAGQHSVDGLGYQVLAYVTNELGSLQIAGERQLHVVLEGEELFSLQDEKQPVVVSHLTTGSFVLVAKGETYRHQQVLTSECAVKKVIFKLPESEL, from the coding sequence ATGCTGATCGACCTTCTGGACAATCTTGAATGGTATCGAGCACTTCATCCCGCCGTACAGACAGTCATTGACATTCTTGATCGCAGCCTTCCTTACGAGGATGCGGCAGGTCAGCATAGTGTCGACGGGCTTGGCTATCAGGTTTTAGCCTATGTCACCAATGAGTTGGGCAGTCTGCAGATTGCAGGCGAGCGTCAACTGCACGTAGTGCTCGAAGGAGAGGAGCTGTTCAGTCTACAGGATGAGAAACAACCTGTGGTGGTTTCTCATTTGACCACAGGTTCGTTCGTGCTGGTGGCAAAAGGTGAAACCTATCGCCATCAGCAGGTGCTTACCAGTGAGTGCGCAGTCAAGAAGGTGATTTTCAAATTACCTGAGTCTGAGCTCTGA
- the putP gene encoding sodium/proline symporter PutP, with amino-acid sequence MNSYQLITALAFALYLGLMLAIGFFTFRKTKSTSDYFLGGRSIGPWFTALSAEASDMSGWLLMGLPGLAYFTGLQEAFWTAVGLLVGTYLNWLFVAKRMRKYTIHAKDSITIPEFLANRFHDKSKVLQTVSSIIILVFFVVYTASGFLACAKLFTAVFGMNYYAALLLGVVVILGYTLLGGYLAVVATDFVQGSLMFVALVATGFFALVAVGGPAHTFAKLGEFGQHFINPFITPPGTTYGFLQILSALAWGLGYFGMPHILVRFMSIRSNSEVKTSRRIAMVWVTIAMAAALLVGVVGKLFLLPMTYDSQSAAEAVFIASMQKIFPTFIAGFFLCAILAASMSTADSQLLVASSAFSKDVYKALLRKDASDKETLLVSRVTVIVITIIAIFLAMDPNSSIFDVVSYAWAGFGATFGPVIIAALFWRRATRNGAIAAMVGGGATVIIWKQLSGGLFDVYELLPGFILASLLMIVFSLLDKNPDKAMLAEFDAYMAIED; translated from the coding sequence ATGAACAGTTATCAACTAATCACAGCCCTCGCCTTTGCCCTCTACCTTGGCCTTATGCTGGCCATCGGCTTTTTTACCTTCCGCAAAACAAAGTCCACCAGCGACTACTTCCTCGGCGGTCGTTCCATCGGTCCATGGTTTACGGCCCTCAGCGCCGAGGCATCCGACATGAGCGGATGGCTCTTGATGGGCCTTCCCGGACTCGCCTACTTTACAGGTTTGCAGGAAGCTTTCTGGACAGCCGTAGGCCTTCTGGTGGGAACCTACCTGAACTGGCTTTTTGTAGCCAAACGAATGCGCAAGTACACCATCCATGCAAAGGACTCCATCACCATCCCCGAGTTCCTGGCAAACCGGTTCCATGACAAATCGAAAGTACTGCAGACAGTCAGCTCGATCATCATTCTCGTATTCTTCGTCGTGTATACAGCCAGTGGATTCTTGGCCTGCGCCAAGCTCTTCACCGCTGTATTCGGCATGAACTATTATGCAGCCCTCCTTCTTGGAGTGGTGGTCATCCTCGGCTACACCCTTCTGGGAGGGTACCTCGCCGTCGTCGCTACGGATTTCGTGCAGGGCAGTCTCATGTTTGTTGCATTGGTTGCAACAGGCTTCTTTGCCTTAGTGGCGGTAGGAGGTCCTGCACACACCTTTGCAAAGCTTGGTGAATTCGGACAGCACTTCATCAACCCCTTCATAACTCCTCCGGGAACCACGTATGGATTCCTGCAGATTCTCAGTGCTCTTGCCTGGGGCTTGGGATACTTCGGCATGCCCCATATTCTGGTTCGGTTCATGTCCATCAGAAGCAACTCCGAGGTAAAAACCAGCCGCAGGATCGCCATGGTCTGGGTTACCATTGCAATGGCGGCCGCCCTGCTCGTCGGTGTTGTCGGCAAGCTGTTCCTCCTCCCCATGACCTATGACAGCCAGAGTGCCGCCGAAGCAGTCTTCATCGCCAGCATGCAGAAGATATTCCCCACGTTCATCGCAGGTTTCTTCCTCTGTGCAATCCTCGCAGCCAGTATGAGCACCGCCGACAGCCAGCTTCTGGTGGCCTCATCAGCCTTCAGCAAGGATGTCTACAAGGCTCTGCTCCGAAAGGACGCCTCCGACAAGGAGACGTTGCTTGTAAGTCGTGTCACCGTGATTGTCATCACCATCATCGCAATCTTTTTGGCGATGGATCCCAACTCGTCCATCTTCGATGTTGTCAGCTACGCTTGGGCTGGATTCGGTGCCACCTTCGGGCCCGTCATCATCGCAGCCCTCTTCTGGAGAAGGGCAACACGCAATGGAGCCATCGCAGCAATGGTCGGCGGCGGTGCTACGGTAATCATTTGGAAACAGCTCTCAGGAGGACTCTTCGACGTCTATGAACTACTTCCAGGCTTCATTCTCGCCTCACTGTTGATGATCGTCTTCAGCCTTCTGGATAAAAATCCCGATAAAGCGATGCTTGCAGAATTCGATGCCTATATGGCCATCGAGGACTAG
- a CDS encoding homoserine O-succinyltransferase, protein MPVTIPQDLPAAEVLKQENIFFMTKERAIHQDIRPLQIALLNLMPNKIRTEEQFLRLLGNTALQVELTFLTTATYQSKHTPISYLQTFYQTFEQVRGSHFDALIITGSPVETLAFEEVAYWKELTEILAWADEHVYSSFFVCWAAQAALYHHYGIEKHLLPKKLSGVYSHTVKQKGHPLVRGFDDFFWAPHSRNTAVDETKLSSVQDLIVLSDSEEAGLYLAASKDGRKVFVTGHSEYDELTLHDEYQRDLAAALNPEKPLNYYQGDEVTVRWRGHAHLLFSNWLNYHIYQSTPYQLDQISKVLQHS, encoded by the coding sequence ATGCCGGTGACAATCCCCCAAGACCTGCCTGCCGCCGAAGTGCTCAAGCAGGAGAACATCTTCTTCATGACCAAGGAACGGGCCATTCACCAGGATATCAGGCCGTTGCAGATAGCTCTGCTCAACCTCATGCCGAACAAGATTCGTACCGAGGAGCAGTTCCTCAGATTGTTGGGAAACACCGCTTTGCAGGTTGAACTGACATTTCTTACTACAGCGACATACCAAAGCAAACACACTCCCATCTCCTATCTACAGACCTTCTACCAGACATTCGAACAGGTACGAGGGAGCCATTTCGATGCCCTGATCATCACCGGGAGCCCGGTTGAGACGCTTGCCTTTGAAGAGGTAGCCTACTGGAAGGAACTTACCGAGATCCTTGCGTGGGCCGATGAACATGTGTATTCGTCCTTCTTTGTATGTTGGGCGGCCCAGGCCGCCCTCTACCACCACTATGGCATCGAAAAACATTTGCTTCCCAAGAAGCTTTCCGGCGTCTACAGCCATACAGTGAAGCAGAAAGGACACCCACTGGTCCGCGGCTTCGACGACTTTTTCTGGGCGCCGCACTCGCGCAATACGGCAGTCGATGAGACAAAGCTGTCTTCTGTTCAAGACTTGATTGTCTTGTCGGACTCAGAAGAGGCGGGGCTGTATCTTGCAGCAAGCAAGGATGGGAGGAAGGTGTTCGTCACCGGTCACAGCGAGTACGATGAGCTGACTTTGCATGATGAGTACCAACGCGACCTTGCAGCAGCACTGAATCCGGAGAAACCCTTGAATTATTATCAAGGTGACGAGGTGACGGTGCGCTGGCGGGGCCATGCTCACCTTCTGTTCAGCAACTGGCTGAACTACCATATCTACCAGAGTACGCCGTATCAGTTGGATCAGATCAGCAAGGTCTTGCAGCACAGCTGA
- a CDS encoding O-acetylhomoserine aminocarboxypropyltransferase/cysteine synthase family protein yields the protein MATHHFETIALHAGQEQPDIATGARAVPIYQTTSFVFDNCAHAEARFNLSEPGNIYSRLTNPTQEAFEKRIAALEGGVGALAVASGSAAITYSLLNLARTGDHIVSSATIYGGTYNLFSHTLSEWGITTTFVDVSNLAEVEAAITENTKALFVETIGNPNATLCDLGQLAVIAHRHSIPLVVDNTFATPYLVRPIELGADIVVHSATKFIGGHGTSLGGVIVDSGNFDWEASGRFPSLTEPNPSYHGISFTQACGRAAFITKARAVILRDTGACLSPFHSFFFLQGLETLALRVARHVENTEKVVDFLSKHPGVATVRHPLLADNPYHGLYKRYFPKGGISIFTFDIQGTEKQARAFIDSLKLFSLLANVADVKSLVIHPATTTHSQLTTQEQISQGIQGTTIRLSIGCEHAQDLIDDLAQAFDAIGGSPCR from the coding sequence ATGGCTACCCATCATTTCGAAACAATCGCCCTCCATGCAGGACAGGAACAACCGGACATTGCAACCGGAGCAAGAGCAGTTCCGATCTATCAGACCACCAGTTTTGTTTTTGACAACTGCGCCCATGCCGAAGCTCGGTTCAATCTCTCTGAACCGGGTAACATCTACAGCAGATTGACCAACCCCACCCAGGAGGCCTTTGAGAAGCGCATTGCTGCCCTTGAAGGAGGCGTCGGAGCCCTTGCTGTTGCGAGTGGATCGGCTGCGATCACCTACAGCCTGCTCAATCTTGCTAGAACAGGAGACCACATCGTTTCCTCTGCCACCATCTATGGCGGTACCTACAACCTCTTCTCCCATACCCTCAGTGAGTGGGGTATCACCACCACATTCGTCGACGTTTCGAATCTGGCCGAGGTAGAAGCTGCCATCACCGAAAACACCAAGGCGCTCTTTGTGGAGACCATCGGCAACCCCAACGCAACTCTGTGCGACCTTGGGCAGTTGGCCGTCATCGCCCACCGTCACAGCATCCCCTTGGTGGTGGATAACACATTCGCTACCCCCTATCTGGTGCGACCCATCGAATTGGGCGCCGATATTGTCGTGCACTCGGCCACCAAGTTCATCGGTGGACACGGAACCAGCCTGGGGGGTGTCATTGTAGACAGCGGCAACTTCGATTGGGAGGCAAGCGGCAGGTTCCCCTCGCTCACCGAACCCAATCCCAGCTACCACGGGATTAGCTTCACCCAGGCCTGCGGTCGGGCTGCTTTCATCACCAAGGCACGGGCGGTGATCCTGAGGGACACCGGTGCATGCCTGTCCCCTTTCCACTCCTTCTTTTTCCTCCAAGGCCTTGAAACCCTCGCCCTGCGAGTAGCCCGCCACGTTGAGAACACAGAAAAAGTGGTTGATTTCCTTTCGAAGCATCCTGGTGTTGCAACAGTCAGGCATCCCTTGCTCGCAGACAATCCCTACCATGGGCTGTACAAGCGGTATTTTCCCAAAGGAGGCATCAGCATCTTCACCTTCGACATACAAGGGACCGAAAAGCAGGCAAGAGCCTTCATCGACTCGCTCAAGCTCTTCAGCCTGCTTGCCAATGTGGCGGATGTGAAGTCGCTGGTAATCCATCCTGCGACCACCACCCACTCCCAGCTGACAACCCAAGAGCAGATCAGCCAGGGAATACAGGGCACGACCATCCGTCTCTCCATCGGGTGTGAACACGCACAGGACCTCATCGACGACCTGGCCCAGGCCTTCGACGCAATAGGAGGCTCTCCATGCCGGTGA
- a CDS encoding extracellular solute-binding protein produces the protein MHKTSRFFLILLVCILIVSSVGCKKSSGRNGKLYLYNWTYYTPDSLVEQFEKETGIDVVIDNFASNEEMFAKIMAGGNEGYDVIFPSSDYTAIMIKLGLLAELDHNLLPNLKYLSPLFKEKAAYDPTYRYSVPYFMGSSGIAVNTERVPSDYDRTWAIFADARMAGSMSMLDDMREVMGAALKHLGYSGNSTDIEELQRATDLINTQWKPNLVKFDSESFGKAFSRGEFVVVHAYPENVFAEISADKWSTIDFFIPPEGGMMYIDNMVIPKGARNNQAAHAFINFIHDPKNYAVFLDTFSLPPTTNTGASAFMKTEHSFFSIEDLSNSDNISDLGSKLELYNELWQTIRYQ, from the coding sequence ATGCACAAAACATCTCGGTTTTTTCTCATACTGTTAGTCTGCATACTCATAGTGAGCAGTGTAGGCTGTAAGAAATCCAGCGGTCGGAATGGCAAATTGTATTTGTACAATTGGACCTACTACACACCCGACTCCCTGGTAGAGCAGTTCGAGAAGGAGACCGGCATCGATGTGGTGATCGACAATTTCGCCTCCAACGAAGAGATGTTTGCAAAAATCATGGCAGGCGGGAACGAGGGCTACGATGTCATTTTCCCGTCCTCCGACTATACCGCCATTATGATCAAGTTGGGACTTCTTGCTGAACTTGATCACAATTTATTGCCCAACCTCAAGTACCTCTCCCCGCTCTTCAAGGAAAAAGCTGCCTATGACCCCACATACCGCTACTCCGTCCCCTACTTCATGGGTTCCAGCGGCATTGCGGTAAACACCGAACGCGTTCCAAGCGACTACGATCGAACCTGGGCCATTTTCGCCGATGCACGTATGGCAGGCAGCATGTCGATGCTCGACGATATGCGTGAGGTAATGGGAGCCGCCCTGAAACATCTGGGATACAGCGGGAACTCCACCGACATAGAGGAGCTTCAGAGGGCGACCGACCTGATCAACACACAGTGGAAACCCAATCTGGTTAAGTTCGACTCTGAGTCCTTCGGCAAGGCCTTCAGCAGGGGTGAGTTTGTCGTAGTACATGCCTATCCGGAGAATGTTTTTGCTGAGATCAGCGCCGACAAATGGTCCACGATCGACTTCTTCATCCCCCCTGAAGGCGGCATGATGTACATCGACAACATGGTCATCCCCAAAGGTGCAAGGAACAATCAAGCCGCTCACGCCTTCATCAACTTCATCCATGACCCCAAGAATTATGCAGTATTTCTGGATACCTTCAGTCTTCCGCCTACCACCAATACCGGCGCATCGGCTTTCATGAAAACCGAACATAGCTTCTTCTCAATCGAAGATTTGTCCAATTCGGACAACATCAGTGACTTGGGATCGAAACTGGAGCTGTACAACGAGTTGTGGCAAACCATACGGTATCAATAA
- a CDS encoding MTAP family purine nucleoside phosphorylase yields MKAIIGGTGVDALDGIPLKRTLVQTLYGEVELFVGDRLVFLPRHGSSHSLPPHLVNYRANVAALTELGVDQAIGIYAVGSISSALKPGEIGMVSDFVDFTGGSREQTFYTGGESGVRHIPMDDVFDASLKERMQTLSPRLKDAGVYVCTNGPRLETKAEIRLYARLGCDVVGMTLSTEVSLLREAGIRTLALAYSINWAAGVEQANVSFIGDEQIAVLREEMTQLCCKTLLI; encoded by the coding sequence GTGAAAGCAATTATTGGAGGAACAGGCGTCGATGCCTTGGACGGCATCCCTCTCAAGCGAACATTGGTACAAACCCTGTATGGGGAGGTTGAGCTGTTTGTCGGCGACCGATTGGTTTTTCTTCCCCGCCACGGATCGTCCCACTCTTTGCCGCCGCATTTGGTCAACTATCGTGCAAACGTTGCTGCACTTACCGAATTGGGGGTGGATCAGGCTATCGGAATCTATGCAGTAGGTTCCATTTCCTCGGCATTGAAACCCGGAGAAATAGGCATGGTTTCAGACTTTGTCGATTTTACCGGGGGATCGCGGGAGCAGACCTTTTATACCGGAGGCGAAAGCGGGGTGCGCCACATCCCGATGGACGATGTGTTCGATGCATCATTGAAGGAACGGATGCAAACACTGAGCCCCCGGCTTAAGGACGCCGGAGTGTATGTATGCACAAACGGTCCGCGGCTTGAGACAAAGGCTGAAATCCGCCTGTACGCTCGGTTGGGTTGTGATGTGGTGGGAATGACACTGTCCACCGAAGTGTCGCTTTTAAGGGAAGCCGGCATCCGCACGCTCGCTCTTGCATACAGCATCAACTGGGCTGCAGGAGTCGAGCAGGCGAATGTGAGCTTCATAGGTGATGAGCAGATTGCCGTTTTGAGGGAAGAGATGACTCAGCTGTGCTGCAAGACCTTGCTGATCTGA
- a CDS encoding FKBP-type peptidyl-prolyl cis-trans isomerase N-terminal domain-containing protein: MNKSNRTKVVVTLLAMILISSSLFAMGMKESDPAAVTVRILTTMNQNGQVTLVARSADNQDLTFQAGSYTDASYPIASLGAGDYVEVVLDNNKAMNIRYINPLVTLGVLPYSISMERATELESLTDRFSYTYGYLLIQSFSSQGLFFDAGYYVKGALDGYKDSLSEVPNGYYSLEELYANVNDYQEKVWNAGLANTDYGKSYTSISEVTGLAKPEDLSDAFSYTYGYLLALNMAGQGITVNGDLYAQGALDYACDNQLLMNDAEMQVAFTEYQQILEKEYQEWIAEIAVSNLAEAEAFLAQNSSNEGVVVTPSGLQYQVLTPATGNKPVLADTVEVNYQLQLIDGTVVESSYDMGQTAHFPVNGLIEGFTEALLAMNTGSVVRTWIHPSLGYGEMGTETILPNALLIFDIELVGIDQ; encoded by the coding sequence ATGAATAAGAGTAATCGAACAAAGGTGGTCGTGACCCTGTTGGCCATGATCCTCATTTCCTCAAGCCTCTTCGCGATGGGTATGAAAGAAAGCGATCCAGCAGCTGTAACCGTACGCATCCTTACTACTATGAATCAGAATGGCCAGGTAACCCTGGTTGCCAGAAGCGCCGATAACCAGGATCTTACCTTCCAGGCGGGATCCTACACCGATGCAAGTTATCCAATCGCCAGCCTTGGTGCAGGTGATTATGTGGAAGTGGTTCTCGACAACAACAAGGCGATGAACATCCGCTATATCAACCCCTTGGTGACACTGGGTGTCCTGCCCTACTCCATCAGCATGGAGCGGGCAACCGAGCTTGAGAGCCTGACCGACCGCTTCAGCTATACCTACGGCTATCTGCTGATCCAGTCCTTCTCCTCCCAAGGGTTGTTCTTCGATGCCGGCTACTATGTAAAGGGAGCTCTCGATGGATACAAGGATTCGTTGAGTGAAGTCCCCAATGGTTACTACTCTCTCGAAGAGCTGTACGCAAATGTCAACGACTACCAGGAGAAAGTCTGGAACGCAGGTCTTGCCAATACCGATTACGGTAAGAGTTATACCAGTATCAGTGAAGTCACCGGCTTGGCCAAGCCTGAGGATTTGTCCGATGCATTCAGCTATACGTACGGCTACCTGCTCGCCCTCAATATGGCCGGCCAGGGAATCACCGTCAACGGGGATCTGTACGCCCAGGGAGCTCTGGACTATGCCTGCGATAATCAGCTGTTGATGAACGACGCGGAGATGCAGGTTGCTTTCACTGAATACCAGCAGATCCTTGAAAAGGAGTACCAGGAATGGATTGCCGAGATTGCCGTCAGCAACCTGGCCGAGGCTGAAGCTTTCCTTGCACAAAATTCATCCAATGAGGGAGTCGTCGTCACACCAAGCGGTCTTCAGTACCAGGTGCTTACCCCGGCAACGGGAAACAAGCCGGTTCTCGCCGACACCGTCGAGGTGAACTACCAGCTCCAGCTCATCGATGGAACAGTGGTTGAGAGTTCCTATGATATGGGGCAGACTGCACACTTCCCGGTAAATGGGTTGATCGAGGGATTCACCGAAGCCCTGCTTGCCATGAATACCGGCAGCGTCGTCAGAACCTGGATTCACCCCAGCCTCGGGTATGGTGAAATGGGGACCGAGACCATTCTTCCCAATGCTCTGCTGATTTTCGACATTGAGCTTGTTGGAATCGACCAGTAA
- a CDS encoding GntR family transcriptional regulator — MDNTTKSQLIDTIYNHLKHQIRQGLLPNGAKLSENTLAKEFSCSRTPVREALKRLEQDGFVVIVAHSGSYVKDITMVDYQQLTEVRAYLEALAIRLACENGADPAILDQILDRMDALWKGGKAFDVQTFSSLHYQFHLELVKLSGNNLLALTYSRLNLSEAALLFAQNINDRGIAKTQAEHRRLVDAIRARDEKEGERFMLSHLWRKRDRFRAQTQVI, encoded by the coding sequence ATGGACAACACGACAAAAAGCCAACTGATTGATACAATCTACAACCATCTCAAACATCAGATTCGCCAAGGATTGCTCCCAAACGGAGCCAAGCTTTCGGAGAATACCCTTGCCAAGGAGTTCTCCTGCTCCCGCACCCCGGTCAGGGAGGCGCTCAAGCGCTTGGAGCAGGACGGTTTTGTGGTCATCGTCGCCCATAGCGGAAGCTACGTGAAAGATATTACCATGGTCGACTACCAACAGCTGACCGAAGTCAGGGCGTATCTTGAGGCACTGGCCATCCGCCTCGCTTGCGAGAACGGAGCAGACCCCGCCATCCTGGACCAGATTCTCGACCGCATGGATGCATTGTGGAAGGGAGGCAAGGCCTTTGATGTGCAGACCTTCAGCAGCCTGCACTACCAGTTCCATCTTGAACTGGTCAAGCTTTCCGGAAACAACCTGCTTGCACTCACCTACAGCCGCCTGAACCTCAGCGAAGCCGCCCTGTTGTTCGCTCAGAACATCAACGACCGGGGAATTGCAAAAACCCAAGCCGAACACCGCCGTCTTGTCGATGCCATCCGAGCGAGGGACGAAAAAGAAGGAGAGCGATTCATGCTCTCCCACCTCTGGCGTAAACGAGATCGATTCAGAGCTCAGACTCAGGTAATTTGA
- a CDS encoding AAA family ATPase — MSTNVVFTIGRQFGSGGRQVGKTLAQKLGIPFYDKELIAISARDSGLSEALFSNADEKATSSIFYSLVMGNYPMASGALGVTEMPLNDQLFLIQSKTIKRLASEGSCVIVGRCADYILRDMDNVVNVFIHADLKNRVERAVRVYDVPENKAEDICLKTDKQRANFYNYYSDRKWGMCRTYDLSLDSGRLGIEGCAEQIIMFEKLYSAHKGQVI; from the coding sequence ATGAGTACAAACGTTGTGTTTACAATCGGCAGACAGTTCGGAAGCGGTGGAAGACAGGTGGGGAAAACCTTGGCACAGAAGCTTGGCATACCCTTCTATGATAAGGAGCTCATCGCAATAAGCGCCCGCGACAGCGGACTGAGTGAGGCTCTGTTCTCGAATGCGGATGAGAAAGCCACCAGCAGCATCTTCTACTCGTTGGTGATGGGCAACTATCCTATGGCCAGTGGTGCATTGGGCGTTACGGAGATGCCTCTCAACGACCAATTGTTCCTAATCCAGAGCAAGACGATCAAACGCCTGGCTTCGGAGGGTTCGTGCGTCATCGTAGGCCGCTGTGCCGACTATATCCTCAGGGATATGGACAATGTGGTGAACGTCTTCATCCATGCAGACCTGAAAAACCGCGTCGAGCGTGCCGTCAGGGTATATGATGTGCCAGAAAACAAGGCGGAGGACATCTGCTTGAAAACTGACAAGCAGCGTGCGAATTTCTACAACTATTACAGCGACCGCAAGTGGGGTATGTGCCGCACCTACGATTTGAGCCTTGACAGCGGAAGGCTGGGCATCGAGGGGTGTGCAGAGCAGATCATCATGTTTGAGAAACTATACAGTGCACATAAGGGCCAGGTGATTTGA